In the Sedimentisphaera cyanobacteriorum genome, TCCGCTCCACAAGGCAGCCTGCCGCTGCTACGAAGCGAACCTTGCCCTGTTTCTTGAGCTCTATTCCCTGCCTGAGCTCCTCGAAGGCTTCCTGTTTGGCCGGTTCGATAAAACCGCATGTGTTTACTATATAGAAATCGGTGTTTTCTGAAGAGCTGTCTAAGATGAAGCCCCGTTCGGCCATATCTGCGAGCATTACCTCTGTATCCACCGTATTCTTCGGGCATCCAAGAGATACAAATGTTACTGTGTAGTTTTTTGCCATATTCTGCTCGTCTTAATAATATTGTGATAATATCCGCCAATTATACCGATTTGCGCAATCTTTTAAACGGGCGTTTGAGAGCCGCTCTGATTTTGCATCGCATTTTCGTGGGAACCAAAACACAGGTTCTTACCCCTAGAGCAGCTTGAATATTTGCAAAGAAGCCGCTGTTTATCTAAAAAACTGGGTCGCCGCTCGGTAATATTTTCATTTTTGCAGTTGATTGACTGTAATTTTAGAATACTGATGTTCAATAGAAGTTCATTATTTGTCTTCTCGGGTTTCCCAGCGCTGCAGTTGTAAAAAAAATGATTATAAGTAAAATATTGCTTCAAAATATAAACTTAAACTTTTGGAGAAAACCAATGAGCGAACAGATAAGTGATAAGATCAAAGAGTGTATCCAGCAGATACGTCCGATGCTTCAGTCAGACGGCGGAGATATTGAGCTTGTAGAGGTAACGGAGAACAACGACGTAAAAGTTCGCCTTCAAGGTGCTTGCAGAGGCTGTCCGGGGGCGAGGATGACGCTCAAAATGGGTGTTGAAAGAAGGCTTAAGGAGCAGGTGCCTGGAGTTGGCGAAGTTATTTCAGTGGAATAACTTCAGCATAATTGTTGTATTAAAAGAAATATTATTACAGATATAATCATCAAGGATAACGGAAGAAATCAATGAACAGGATAACCTGGACAAAATCAGATGAGGCCCCTTCGCTGGCATCTTATTCCCTTTTGCCGGTGGTGGAGGCATACTGCAAAGCTGCCGGAATTGATATTGAGGTTAGGGATATTTCGCTGGCAGGCAGGATAATTGCAAATTTCCCAGATCAGCTCACGAATGAGCAGAAACAGCCGGACGATTTAGCCTATCTCGGCGAGCTGGTAAAGCAGCCCGAGGCAAACGTTATAAAGCTGCCGAATATAAGCGCATCAATCCCTCAGCTCGAAAGTGCGATAAAGGAGCTTCAGGAAAAAGGCTATAACATCCCGAGCTACCCGCACAAGATAAAAACACAGCAGGACAGAAAGCTTATCGATAGGTTTGCCGCAGTTCTTGGGTCTGCGGTTAATCCGGTCTTGCGTGAGGGCAATTCGGACAGAAGGCCTGCCAAGGCAGTAAAGCAGTTCGCAAAAAAGCATCCGCACGGGATGGTTAAGCCTTGGCCGGAAAATGGCAGCAGGGCTGATGTGGCCTATATGCAGGAAGGCGATTTCTATGGCTCTGAGAAGTCTGTTACGCTTGAAAAGCCCAGCAGCGTGAAGATTGAATTTGTATGCGAAGACGGCTCAAAGAAAACGCTCAAAGACAGCCTGCCTCTGCTTGAAGGCGAGGTAGTGGATTCTGCTGTTATGAACGTTGAAGCTCTCGAGCAGTTTTACAGCGAGAAAATGAAATTCGCAAAAGAAGAGGGTCTGCTTCTGTCTCTGCACTTGAAGGCCACAATGATGAAGGTCTCTGACCCCATTATGTTCGGCCATTGCGTGAAGGTTTTCCTTAAAGACGTTATCGATAAACACAGCGAAACTCTCGATTCGCTCGGAGTTAATCTAAATTACGGTCTCGAGAATATCTTCAGCAAGCTGGAAGGGCTTGAACCCTCCAAAAGGCATGAAATTGAAACAGATATCCGCAAGGCGTATGAAAACAACCCCTCGCTTGCGATGGTTGATTCGAGAAAGGGAATTACCAACCTCCACGTTCCCAACAATATTATTATAGATGCCTCAATGCCAAACGTAGTTCGAGACGGCGGGAAGATGTGGAACTCTGACGATGAGCTTCAGGACACACTCGCCCTCATTCCGGACAGAAGCTATGCCTGCGTTTATCAGCAGATTATTGAGG is a window encoding:
- a CDS encoding NADP-dependent isocitrate dehydrogenase, with product MNRITWTKSDEAPSLASYSLLPVVEAYCKAAGIDIEVRDISLAGRIIANFPDQLTNEQKQPDDLAYLGELVKQPEANVIKLPNISASIPQLESAIKELQEKGYNIPSYPHKIKTQQDRKLIDRFAAVLGSAVNPVLREGNSDRRPAKAVKQFAKKHPHGMVKPWPENGSRADVAYMQEGDFYGSEKSVTLEKPSSVKIEFVCEDGSKKTLKDSLPLLEGEVVDSAVMNVEALEQFYSEKMKFAKEEGLLLSLHLKATMMKVSDPIMFGHCVKVFLKDVIDKHSETLDSLGVNLNYGLENIFSKLEGLEPSKRHEIETDIRKAYENNPSLAMVDSRKGITNLHVPNNIIIDASMPNVVRDGGKMWNSDDELQDTLALIPDRSYACVYQQIIEDCKENGQFNPAEMGSVSNVGLMAKKAEEYGSHDKTFEAEASGTIQVVSDSGEVLMSQKVSRGDIFRMCQAKDAPIKSWVELAVSRAREEGVPAVFWLDEKRAHDREIIAKVKKYLPEFDTSGLTIEILEPREAMKYSLQRVRRGEDTISVTGNVLRDYLTDLFPILELGTSARMLSIVPLMNGGGLYETGAGGSAPKHVAQFLRENHLRWDSLGEYCALVPSLEKIAQKTGSKKAASLADALNNAISDYLENGKTPSRKAGEPDNRASTYFLAMYWAKHLAQQKEDSEMAERFAKVFSRLSENESRIMEDLLKVQGSASDIGGYYKPDDKLAEKAMRPSEILNEIIEGV
- a CDS encoding NifU family protein, whose amino-acid sequence is MSEQISDKIKECIQQIRPMLQSDGGDIELVEVTENNDVKVRLQGACRGCPGARMTLKMGVERRLKEQVPGVGEVISVE